A genomic region of Stigmatopora nigra isolate UIUO_SnigA chromosome 16, RoL_Snig_1.1, whole genome shotgun sequence contains the following coding sequences:
- the emc9 gene encoding ER membrane protein complex subunit 9, protein MGEVELSCRAYVKMYLHASHFPRCSVNGLLLSSTSTGGAVCVTDCVPLLHSHLSLAPVTQLALTQVDVWCSQTQQRIVGYYQANASVSDNSPTQGALKIADKIAEQCDGAVLLMLDGSKMSPDYRVPPIVMYERKDSRWTLKDKHTIMLRQWEDTRAIASQMLESGDQSRLVDFDSHLDDITKDWTNQKLNAKIAELASPANGNI, encoded by the exons ATGGGCGAGGTGGAGTTGTCGTGTCGGGCGTACGTCAAAATGTACCTGCACGCTAGCCACTTCCCCCGCTGCAGCGTCAACGGGCTGCTGTTGTCCTCCACGTCCACAGGGGGCGCTGTTTGTGTGACCGACTGCGTGCCCCTGCTCCACTCGCACCTGTCCTTGGCACCTGTTACCCAACTGGCCCTCACCCAG gtgGACGTTTGGTGCTCGCAGACGCAGCAGAGGATTGTGGGATACTACCAGGCTAATGCATCCGTGTCGGACAACAG CCCTACGCAAGGAGCCCTGAAAATTGCGGACAAGATTGCCGAACAATGTGATGGCGCCGTTCTGCTAATG TTGGACGGGAGCAAAATGTCCCCAGACTACCGCGTCCCTCCCATCGTGATGTACGAACGCAAAGACTCGAGATGGACCCTCAAAGACAAGCACAC AATCATGCTCCGGCAGTGGGAGGACACCCGCGCCATCGCCAGCCAGATGTTGGAGTCTGGCGACCAATCCCGCTTGGTGGATTTCGACAGCCACCTGGATGACATCACTAAAGATTGGACCAATCAGAAGCTCAATGCCAAGATCGCCGAGTTAGCGTCGCCCGCTAATGGGAATAtctaa
- the lsm5 gene encoding U6 snRNA-associated Sm-like protein LSm5 isoform X2, translating into MKTDKEIVGTLLGFDDFVNMVLEDVTEFEITPEGRRITKLDQILLNGNNITMLIPGGEGPEV; encoded by the exons ATGAAGACGGATAAAGAAATCGTCGGAACTCTTTTGGGCTTTGACGACTTTGTCA ATATGGTGCTTGAGGATGTGACAGAgtt TGAAATAACACCAGAAGGTCGCAGGATAACCAAGCTAGACCAGATTCTTCTCAATGGCAACAACATTACAATG ctCATTCCAGGTGGAGAAGGTCCAGAGGTTTAG
- the irf9 gene encoding interferon regulatory factor 9 has translation MSNVKARCTRKLRSWMVEQVSSGKYAGLRWEDESKTMFRIPWKHAGKQDFRKDEDAAIFKAWAEFKGNLDDKNPATWKTRLRCALNKSSEFSEVVERAQMDISEPYKVYRLVPSQEQDVETPQRKGGAKRGKKLKRQNTDDGDVDRVKRMKTDEVDEVEPHVEEEEECESNLTKFLQTDPEVQEQPFKDILLDVRIEESFTPPPKDGDSLLVSVHYLGKQVLKRLIKGPNMRVLYTPPSSLVPPTPAPDAFFPRVHLPQPPEDAPESLLSLLAFMEKGVVLTCTSRGVYGKRFCQGHIYWTGPQGSPSGVRKMDRDAGPVLLFDKDAFKKELENFRQNGGEPPQCTLTLCFGEKLSSSEDPSKKFIIVLVTLPWAQEQVESARPIFNSFNVLQSPLDEITLNLVAVPNQEQAPTP, from the exons ATGAGCAACGTGAAGGCGAGATGCACCCGTAAACTTCGCAGCTGGATGGTGGAACAG GTGAGCAGCGGTAAATACGCCGGTCTGAGATGGGAGGACGAGTCCAAAACCATGTTCCGCATCCCATGGAAACACGCCGGGAAGCAGGACTTCCGCAAAGACGAGGACGCCGCCATCTTTAAG GCATGGGCAGAATTTAAAGGCAACCTGGACGACAAGAACCCGGCCACTTGGAAGACACGTTTACGTTGCGCCCTCAACAAAAGCTCCGAGTTTAGCGAAGTCGTGGAGCGTGCCCAAATGGACATCTCGGAACCTTACAAAGTTTACCGGCTCGTGCCATCCCAAGAACAAG ACGTGGAGACGCCACAGCGTAAAGGAGGCGCCAAACGTGGCAAAAAGTTGAAACGCCAAAACacagatgatggggatgtagaTCGCGTCAAGCGGATGAAGACGGATGAAGTCGATGAAGTGGAGCCG cacgtggaagaagaggaagagtgTGAAAGTAACCTGACAAAATTCCTCCAGACAGACCCTGAAGTACAGGAACAAC CCTTCAAAGATATTCTACTGGATGTTCGCATTGAGGAGAGTTTTACGCCGCCCCCTAAAG atgGCGACTCGTTGTTGGTGTCGGTGCATTATTTGGGCAAGCAAGTACTGAAGCGCCTGATCAAGGGCCCCAACATGCGCGTCCTGTACACGCCCCCATCCTCGCTGGTCCCGCCCACGCCGGCCCCCGACGCTTTCTTCCCACGCGTCCACCTGCCGCAGCCCCCGGAGGACGCTCCGGAATCGCTCCTCTCTCTGCTGGCTTTCATGGAGAAGGGCGTGGTCTTGACGTGCACGTCGCGGGGCGTCTACGGGAAGCGTTTCTGCCAGGGCCACATCTACTGGACGGGGCCACAGGGGTCCCCCTCGGGGGTCCGCAAGATGGACCGGGACGCCGGACCCGTCCTGCTCTTCGACAAAGATGCCTTTAAGAAAG AACTCGAGAACTTCCGTCAAAATGGCGGCGAGCCGCCGCAATGCACCTTGACACTTTGCTTTGGCGAAAAACTAAGCAGCTCTGAAGATCCGTCCAAAAAATTCATCATCGTCCTG gtgaCGCTACCCTGGGCACAGGAGCAAGTGGAAAGCGCCCGTCCCATTTTCAACTCATTCAACGTGCTCCAGTCTCCATTGGATGAAATTACGCTCAACCTGGTGGCTGTGCCCAATCAGGAGCAGGCGCCGACGCCTTGA
- the LOC144210000 gene encoding E3 ubiquitin-protein ligase RNF31-like isoform X2 — MEEARKRGEALLTSGVTHNLKPDVQFLADLHLPLSQKYRHLMVATMLKENVSGDNKSQVLESLIRLFKALGILEKYGCNLTSTLRPKFWRSVKHANTVFRATVDSIQGGRQVLFLYGYTQQQSDGLSFPDDVAEPDRKKVAAVTLEVMTLRTEIDALMKGTHPHQDIFKDYIPQFYIQKPQQDYTTTHAIAIPPREAESGRKRSPPVVLPKPKLQTEFQVADQCNLCGNSATVVCSSCDGQAFCGPCDDLFHRHPARNHHRREPKMAAEMCCICGISDAHTSCATCTQDLCRKCDDLFHSHPSRKGHSRTPLGSAKVNSASSTAAWTCTFCATVNEAHYSLCAVCGCSGTPSNTEWQCKSCTVINQGSSVLCEVCERPRLAPPPSVAPPSSVAPPSSVVNRLSGSASGTGKEPTWACQFCTFVNPSSTATCEMCRKTHGVSPPPAKSSAPLKDPTPAPPRPKARTFSDVRRQERLEEDGLKLIRQIKEAEKRSISPEEFYAASRFCGGNTDPYRWHAAELPHLLDEICAAASSLDAADRGLATTRAEAKLAWLATGGDAERAVARVLRDRKLKMMELHSLGFRDPHQCEEALRQSGGQVKGALSLLQRPLLDTFHVGIWSDRPEPPLEPDHPDKERLCRRLLALYNLPSWGRCELTLSLLREPDVTYSLDDVVQAVRESQDRDFIRRVLNNECPCCFGIFPRRKMQSLTSCECSVCLECFTQHFTIAVRDKHIWDMVCPVCQKPDITDPEHLNSYFSTLDIQLRECLETVVYELFHKKLRDHTLRKDPNFLWCCHCGYGFINEGNQMKVTCLTCHKSFCAQCKKAWESQHQDLSCEQFQQWKRENDPEYQRQGLAGYLMDNGITCPHCRFQYALTKGGCLHFSCTQCRYQFCSGCNNPYSSTGCRTELCDYSGLHAHHPRDCLFYLRDWEPERLQALLKRSGVDFNTEAPEGPRADTCGVMEQKDEVGNADSPCGVPTQAGQAGLCDKHYREYLVSLINAHSLDPAPLYDATNLIRACNRYRVDVQRRPADEDDDTYHARLLKKLMEVPLGEKVVRGATQQLHGT, encoded by the exons ATGGAAGAGGCGAGGAAGAGAGGTGAAGCCTTGCTCACCTCCGGGGTGACTCACAACCTAAAACCCGACGTCCAGTTCCTGGCCGACCTCCATCTCCCGCTCTCCCAGAAGTACCGTCACCTGATGGTGGCCACCATGTTGAAGGAGAACGTGTCAGGCGACAACAAATCCCAG GTGCTGGAGTCTTTGATTCGTTTATTCAAGGCCTTGGGGATCCTGGAAAAATACGGGTGCAACCTCACCAGTACTCTGAGGCCCAAATTCTGGCGAAGTGTCAAACATGCCAATACCGTTTTCAGGGCTACGGTGGACTCCATCCAG GGCGGTCGGCAAGTGCTCTTCCTTTACGGCTACACCCAGCAACAGTCGGACGGCCTCAGCTTCCCCGACGACGTGGCAGAACCCGACCGGAAAAAAGTCGCCGCCGTCACCCTTGAAGTAATGACATTGCGTACGGAGATAGACGCACTCATGAAG GGTACGCATCCTCACCAGGACATTTTCAAAGACTACATCCCACAATTCTACATCCAGAAG ccGCAGCAGGATTACACCACGACGCACGCCATCGCCATCCCGCCACGAGAGGCGGAGTCAGGACGAAAACGTTCCCCTCCCGTGGTGCTTCCCAAACCCAAACTACAGACGGAATTTCAAG TGGCGGATCAGTGCAATCTGTGCGGCAACTCGGCTACGGTCGTCTGCTCCTCGTGCGACGGGCAGGCTTTCTGTGGGCCGTGCGATGACCTATTTCACCGCCACCCGGCTAGGAACCATCACCGACGGGAACCCAAAATGGCAGCAG aAATGTGTTGCATCTGCGGCATATCTGACGCGCACACCAGCTGCGCCACTTGCACGCAAGATTTGTGCCGCAAATGCGACGACCTCTTCCACTCGCACCCGAGCCGGAAAGGTCACAGCCGGACGCCGTTGGGGAGCGCCAAGGTCAACAG CGCTTCTTCAACGGCGGCGTGGACGTGTACTTTCTGCGCCACCGTCAACGAGGCGCATTATTCGCTCTGTGCCGTGTGCGGGTGTAGTGGCACGCCATCCAATACGG AGTGGCAGTGTAAAAGTTGCACGGTCATCAATCAAGGCAGCAGTGTCTTATGTGAGGTCTGCGAACGCCCCCGTTTGGCTCCTCCCCCCTCTGTGGCTCCTCCCTCTTCAGTGGCTCCTCCCTCTTCCGTGGTCAACAGGCTTTCCGGCTCGGCTTCCGGAACTGGAAAGGAG CCGACGTGGGCGTGTCAATTCTGCACTTTTGTCAACCCCTCATCCACGGCCACTTGCGAAATGTGCCGCAAAACACACGGCGTGTCCCCGCCTCCTGCCAAAAGCTCCGCCCCCTTGAAAGACccgactccggcacccccgcggccCAAAGCCAGGACATTCTCGGATGTGAGGAGGCAGGAACGCTTGGAGGAAGACGGCCTCAAGCTCATTCGGCAAATCAAA GAAGCCGAGAAGCGCAGCATCAGCCCGGAGGAGTTCTACGCCGCCTCGCGCTTCTGCGGCGGCAATACCGACCCGTACCGTTGGCACGCCGCCGAACTGCCCCACCTACTCGACGAAATCTGCGCCGCGGCCTCGTCCTTGGACGCCGCCGACCGAGGCCTGGCAACAACCAGGGCCGAGGCCAAGTTGGCATGGTTGGCCACAGGGGGCGACGCCGAGCGGGCTGTCGCGCGGGTGCTGCGGGATCGCAAATTAAAG ATGATGGAGCTCCACTCTCTGGGCTTCAGAGACCCCCACCAATGCGAAGAAGCCCTACGCCAAAGCGGCGGCCAAGTCAAGGGTGCCCTTTCCCTCTTGCAGCGCCCCCTGCTGGACACCTTCCACGTGGGGATCTGGAGCGACCGCCCCGAGCCCCCCCTGGAACCCGACCATCCCGACAAAGAG CGGCTTTGCCGTCGCCTGCTGGCGCTCTACAACCTGCCCAGTTGGGGGCGCTGTGAGCTGACACTGTCCCTGCTGCGGGAACCCGATGTGACGTATTCGCTGGACGACGTGGTGCAGGCGGTGCGGGAGTCGCAGGACCGCGACTTCATCCGACGCGTCCTTAACAACGAGTGCCCGTGCTGCTTCGGCATTTTCCCTCGTAGAAAG ATGCAATCTCTGACATCGTGCGAGTGCTCGGTTTGCCTGGAGTGTTTCACGCAACACTTCACCATCGCCGTACGCGACAAACACATCTGGGACATGGTTTGCCCCGTTTGCCAAAAACCCGACATCACCGACCCCGAGCACCTCAACAGTTATTTTTCCACGCTGGACATCCAG CTGCGGGAATGTTTGGAAACGGTCGTCTACGAACTCTTCCACAAAAAACTCCGAGATCACACACTCAGGAAGGATCCCAATTTTCTGTGGTGCTGCCAC TGCGGCTATGGCTTCATCAACGAAGGCAACCAGATGAAAGTGACGTGCTTGACGTGCCACAAGAGCTTCTGCGCTCAGTGCAAGAAAGCG TGGGAGTCTCAGCACCAGGATTTGTCTTGTGAGCAATTCCAACAGTGGAAGCGAGAAAACGACCCCGAGTACCAACGTCAGGGCCTGGCCGGCTACTTGATGGACAACGGCATCA cttGCCCTCATTGCCGCTTCCAGTACGCGCTAACCAAAGGCGGCTGCTTGCACTTTAGCTGTACTCAGTGCCGTTACCAGTTCTGCAGCGGCTGCAATAACCCCTACTCCTCG ACGGGCTGCCGGACGGAACTGTGCGACTACTCGGGCCTCCACGCTCACCACCCCCGCGACTGCCTCTTCTACCTCCGAGACTGGGAGCCCGAGAGACTGCAGGCGCTTCTAAAA AGGAGCGGCGTGGACTTCAACACGGAAGCTCCCGAAGGACCGCGGGCCGACACGTGCGGCGTGATGGAGCAGAAAGACGAAGTGGGTAACGCCGATTCGCCCTGTGGCGTCCCCACGCAGGCGGGCCAGGCTGGACTCTGCGA taaACACTACAGAGAGTACTTGGTCAGTCTGATCAACGCCCACTCGCTGGACCCCGCCCCCCTGTACGACGCCACCAACTTGATCCGGGCTTGCAACAGGTACCGCGTGGACGTGCAGAGGAGGCCCGCCGACGAGGACGACGATACCTACCATGCACGTCTTCTTAAG aaacTAATGGAGGTCCCTCTGGGTGAAAAAGTTGTCCGGGGCGCCACACAACAGCTGCACGGAACTTAA
- the lsm5 gene encoding U6 snRNA-associated Sm-like protein LSm5 isoform X1 gives MAATPATNPSQLLPLELVDKCIGSRIHIVMKTDKEIVGTLLGFDDFVNMVLEDVTEFEITPEGRRITKLDQILLNGNNITMLIPGGEGPEV, from the exons ATGGCGGCAACTCCGGCTACGAATCCTTCACAATTGCTCCCGTTGG AGCTCGTGGACAAGTGCATCGGTTCCCGCATCCACATTGTCATGAAGACGGATAAAGAAATCGTCGGAACTCTTTTGGGCTTTGACGACTTTGTCA ATATGGTGCTTGAGGATGTGACAGAgtt TGAAATAACACCAGAAGGTCGCAGGATAACCAAGCTAGACCAGATTCTTCTCAATGGCAACAACATTACAATG ctCATTCCAGGTGGAGAAGGTCCAGAGGTTTAG
- the LOC144210000 gene encoding E3 ubiquitin-protein ligase RNF31-like isoform X1, with product MEEARKRGEALLTSGVTHNLKPDVQFLADLHLPLSQKYRHLMVATMLKENVSGDNKSQVLESLIRLFKALGILEKYGCNLTSTLRPKFWRSVKHANTVFRATVDSIQGGRQVLFLYGYTQQQSDGLSFPDDVAEPDRKKVAAVTLEVMTLRTEIDALMKGTHPHQDIFKDYIPQFYIQKPQQDYTTTHAIAIPPREAESGRKRSPPVVLPKPKLQTEFQGLRLGPNNPSVLSVADQCNLCGNSATVVCSSCDGQAFCGPCDDLFHRHPARNHHRREPKMAAEMCCICGISDAHTSCATCTQDLCRKCDDLFHSHPSRKGHSRTPLGSAKVNSASSTAAWTCTFCATVNEAHYSLCAVCGCSGTPSNTEWQCKSCTVINQGSSVLCEVCERPRLAPPPSVAPPSSVAPPSSVVNRLSGSASGTGKEPTWACQFCTFVNPSSTATCEMCRKTHGVSPPPAKSSAPLKDPTPAPPRPKARTFSDVRRQERLEEDGLKLIRQIKEAEKRSISPEEFYAASRFCGGNTDPYRWHAAELPHLLDEICAAASSLDAADRGLATTRAEAKLAWLATGGDAERAVARVLRDRKLKMMELHSLGFRDPHQCEEALRQSGGQVKGALSLLQRPLLDTFHVGIWSDRPEPPLEPDHPDKERLCRRLLALYNLPSWGRCELTLSLLREPDVTYSLDDVVQAVRESQDRDFIRRVLNNECPCCFGIFPRRKMQSLTSCECSVCLECFTQHFTIAVRDKHIWDMVCPVCQKPDITDPEHLNSYFSTLDIQLRECLETVVYELFHKKLRDHTLRKDPNFLWCCHCGYGFINEGNQMKVTCLTCHKSFCAQCKKAWESQHQDLSCEQFQQWKRENDPEYQRQGLAGYLMDNGITCPHCRFQYALTKGGCLHFSCTQCRYQFCSGCNNPYSSTGCRTELCDYSGLHAHHPRDCLFYLRDWEPERLQALLKRSGVDFNTEAPEGPRADTCGVMEQKDEVGNADSPCGVPTQAGQAGLCDKHYREYLVSLINAHSLDPAPLYDATNLIRACNRYRVDVQRRPADEDDDTYHARLLKKLMEVPLGEKVVRGATQQLHGT from the exons ATGGAAGAGGCGAGGAAGAGAGGTGAAGCCTTGCTCACCTCCGGGGTGACTCACAACCTAAAACCCGACGTCCAGTTCCTGGCCGACCTCCATCTCCCGCTCTCCCAGAAGTACCGTCACCTGATGGTGGCCACCATGTTGAAGGAGAACGTGTCAGGCGACAACAAATCCCAG GTGCTGGAGTCTTTGATTCGTTTATTCAAGGCCTTGGGGATCCTGGAAAAATACGGGTGCAACCTCACCAGTACTCTGAGGCCCAAATTCTGGCGAAGTGTCAAACATGCCAATACCGTTTTCAGGGCTACGGTGGACTCCATCCAG GGCGGTCGGCAAGTGCTCTTCCTTTACGGCTACACCCAGCAACAGTCGGACGGCCTCAGCTTCCCCGACGACGTGGCAGAACCCGACCGGAAAAAAGTCGCCGCCGTCACCCTTGAAGTAATGACATTGCGTACGGAGATAGACGCACTCATGAAG GGTACGCATCCTCACCAGGACATTTTCAAAGACTACATCCCACAATTCTACATCCAGAAG ccGCAGCAGGATTACACCACGACGCACGCCATCGCCATCCCGCCACGAGAGGCGGAGTCAGGACGAAAACGTTCCCCTCCCGTGGTGCTTCCCAAACCCAAACTACAGACGGAATTTCAAGGTTTGAGATTGGGGCCGAACAATCCCTCCGTTTTATCAG TGGCGGATCAGTGCAATCTGTGCGGCAACTCGGCTACGGTCGTCTGCTCCTCGTGCGACGGGCAGGCTTTCTGTGGGCCGTGCGATGACCTATTTCACCGCCACCCGGCTAGGAACCATCACCGACGGGAACCCAAAATGGCAGCAG aAATGTGTTGCATCTGCGGCATATCTGACGCGCACACCAGCTGCGCCACTTGCACGCAAGATTTGTGCCGCAAATGCGACGACCTCTTCCACTCGCACCCGAGCCGGAAAGGTCACAGCCGGACGCCGTTGGGGAGCGCCAAGGTCAACAG CGCTTCTTCAACGGCGGCGTGGACGTGTACTTTCTGCGCCACCGTCAACGAGGCGCATTATTCGCTCTGTGCCGTGTGCGGGTGTAGTGGCACGCCATCCAATACGG AGTGGCAGTGTAAAAGTTGCACGGTCATCAATCAAGGCAGCAGTGTCTTATGTGAGGTCTGCGAACGCCCCCGTTTGGCTCCTCCCCCCTCTGTGGCTCCTCCCTCTTCAGTGGCTCCTCCCTCTTCCGTGGTCAACAGGCTTTCCGGCTCGGCTTCCGGAACTGGAAAGGAG CCGACGTGGGCGTGTCAATTCTGCACTTTTGTCAACCCCTCATCCACGGCCACTTGCGAAATGTGCCGCAAAACACACGGCGTGTCCCCGCCTCCTGCCAAAAGCTCCGCCCCCTTGAAAGACccgactccggcacccccgcggccCAAAGCCAGGACATTCTCGGATGTGAGGAGGCAGGAACGCTTGGAGGAAGACGGCCTCAAGCTCATTCGGCAAATCAAA GAAGCCGAGAAGCGCAGCATCAGCCCGGAGGAGTTCTACGCCGCCTCGCGCTTCTGCGGCGGCAATACCGACCCGTACCGTTGGCACGCCGCCGAACTGCCCCACCTACTCGACGAAATCTGCGCCGCGGCCTCGTCCTTGGACGCCGCCGACCGAGGCCTGGCAACAACCAGGGCCGAGGCCAAGTTGGCATGGTTGGCCACAGGGGGCGACGCCGAGCGGGCTGTCGCGCGGGTGCTGCGGGATCGCAAATTAAAG ATGATGGAGCTCCACTCTCTGGGCTTCAGAGACCCCCACCAATGCGAAGAAGCCCTACGCCAAAGCGGCGGCCAAGTCAAGGGTGCCCTTTCCCTCTTGCAGCGCCCCCTGCTGGACACCTTCCACGTGGGGATCTGGAGCGACCGCCCCGAGCCCCCCCTGGAACCCGACCATCCCGACAAAGAG CGGCTTTGCCGTCGCCTGCTGGCGCTCTACAACCTGCCCAGTTGGGGGCGCTGTGAGCTGACACTGTCCCTGCTGCGGGAACCCGATGTGACGTATTCGCTGGACGACGTGGTGCAGGCGGTGCGGGAGTCGCAGGACCGCGACTTCATCCGACGCGTCCTTAACAACGAGTGCCCGTGCTGCTTCGGCATTTTCCCTCGTAGAAAG ATGCAATCTCTGACATCGTGCGAGTGCTCGGTTTGCCTGGAGTGTTTCACGCAACACTTCACCATCGCCGTACGCGACAAACACATCTGGGACATGGTTTGCCCCGTTTGCCAAAAACCCGACATCACCGACCCCGAGCACCTCAACAGTTATTTTTCCACGCTGGACATCCAG CTGCGGGAATGTTTGGAAACGGTCGTCTACGAACTCTTCCACAAAAAACTCCGAGATCACACACTCAGGAAGGATCCCAATTTTCTGTGGTGCTGCCAC TGCGGCTATGGCTTCATCAACGAAGGCAACCAGATGAAAGTGACGTGCTTGACGTGCCACAAGAGCTTCTGCGCTCAGTGCAAGAAAGCG TGGGAGTCTCAGCACCAGGATTTGTCTTGTGAGCAATTCCAACAGTGGAAGCGAGAAAACGACCCCGAGTACCAACGTCAGGGCCTGGCCGGCTACTTGATGGACAACGGCATCA cttGCCCTCATTGCCGCTTCCAGTACGCGCTAACCAAAGGCGGCTGCTTGCACTTTAGCTGTACTCAGTGCCGTTACCAGTTCTGCAGCGGCTGCAATAACCCCTACTCCTCG ACGGGCTGCCGGACGGAACTGTGCGACTACTCGGGCCTCCACGCTCACCACCCCCGCGACTGCCTCTTCTACCTCCGAGACTGGGAGCCCGAGAGACTGCAGGCGCTTCTAAAA AGGAGCGGCGTGGACTTCAACACGGAAGCTCCCGAAGGACCGCGGGCCGACACGTGCGGCGTGATGGAGCAGAAAGACGAAGTGGGTAACGCCGATTCGCCCTGTGGCGTCCCCACGCAGGCGGGCCAGGCTGGACTCTGCGA taaACACTACAGAGAGTACTTGGTCAGTCTGATCAACGCCCACTCGCTGGACCCCGCCCCCCTGTACGACGCCACCAACTTGATCCGGGCTTGCAACAGGTACCGCGTGGACGTGCAGAGGAGGCCCGCCGACGAGGACGACGATACCTACCATGCACGTCTTCTTAAG aaacTAATGGAGGTCCCTCTGGGTGAAAAAGTTGTCCGGGGCGCCACACAACAGCTGCACGGAACTTAA